The Juglans microcarpa x Juglans regia isolate MS1-56 chromosome 8S, Jm3101_v1.0, whole genome shotgun sequence genome has a window encoding:
- the LOC121243906 gene encoding uncharacterized protein LOC121243906: MRKLLVSDGHAGLLGNLSVRKTFVVLHDCLWEYHLPFKDLLHERLWKYHLSFIDVLHEHLWEYHLPYIDVLHERLREYHLLFIEFAYNWSGHSRENKISDMLHERLWEYHLPFIDLLHERLREYHLPFIDLLHERLREYHLPFIELAYWSGHFGSRKTLDVEIRGRILLRRGGMMGTKMGLVLKIICNFQMGQEDQ; encoded by the exons atgcgtaagttgcttgtgaGTGATGGACATgctggtttgttgggtaaccttagtgtaaggaaaacttttgttgtgttgcatgaCTGTTTGTGGGAATACCATTTGCCATTCAAAGACTTGTTGCacgaacgtttgtggaagtatcatttgtcattcattgatgtattgcatgaacatttgtgggagtatcatttgccatacattgacgtgttgcatgaacgtttgcgggagtatcatttgcttttcattgagtttgcatataattggagtggtcattctCGTGAAAATAAGATTTCagacatgttgcatgaacgtttatgggagtatcatttgccattcattgacttgttgcatgaacgtttgcgggagtatcatttgccattcattgacttgttgcatgaacgtttgcgggagtatcatttgccattcattgagctTGCatattggagtggtcattttggttcGAGGAAGACTTTAGAT gtggagattcgaggtcgaatccttttgaggagagggggaatgatgggaaccaagatgggtctagtcttaaagatcatttgcaacttccagatgggccaagaagatcaatga